A genomic window from Flavobacterium johnsoniae includes:
- a CDS encoding RDD family protein — protein MSELSINTTQNVKINFIAATVGERLGAFFIDLFIMISYATALSIILFSWLKLDKLMTDLDGWSRGAIFIILYSPLIVYSLALESIFEGQSLGKRVVKIKVVKIDGYQAGFGDYLVRWFFRVIDFFSFFGLPGIIAVITSKNAQRLGDMAAGTAVITLKNKINISHTILEEIDDAYVPTYPLVIKLSDNDMRIIKETFQKAEAKNDHEIIYKLVAKIEAVTGIKNQSGNNSDFIRVILKDYNFYTQHM, from the coding sequence ATGTCAGAATTATCTATTAATACGACACAAAATGTTAAAATAAATTTTATTGCCGCTACAGTAGGCGAGCGATTAGGGGCATTCTTTATCGATTTGTTCATTATGATCTCTTATGCCACGGCGCTTTCGATAATTCTTTTCAGTTGGTTAAAACTTGATAAATTGATGACTGATTTAGACGGATGGTCTAGAGGAGCTATTTTTATCATTTTGTATTCGCCGCTAATTGTTTATTCTTTAGCTCTCGAAAGTATTTTTGAAGGACAATCGTTAGGAAAAAGAGTTGTTAAAATTAAAGTGGTAAAAATTGATGGTTATCAGGCAGGTTTTGGAGATTATCTGGTGCGTTGGTTTTTTAGAGTAATTGACTTTTTTAGCTTTTTCGGTCTTCCAGGAATAATTGCAGTGATTACCAGTAAAAATGCACAGCGCTTAGGCGATATGGCGGCAGGAACGGCGGTAATAACATTAAAAAATAAAATCAATATCAGTCATACTATTTTAGAAGAAATAGACGATGCTTATGTTCCGACTTATCCTTTGGTAATCAAGCTTTCAGATAATGATATGCGTATTATTAAAGAAACTTTTCAAAAAGCTGAAGCCAAAAACGATCATGAAATTATCTATAAATTGGTCGCGAAAATTGAAGCTGTAACCGGAATTAAAAACCAATCTGGAAACAATAGCGATTTTATTCGAGTAATTTTAAAAGATTATAATTTCTACACACAACATATGTAA
- a CDS encoding stage II sporulation protein M: MREIAFIKQNKEKWLEFELAIFGKAKKNPDELANLYIQMMNDLSYAQTYYPKSKTVVYLNHLASQIYQKIYKTKRTDRNQIVEFFKIEVPLLVYEYRRYLYYAFALFFITVGIGVLSARYDQDFVRLIMGDEYVNMSLANIKKGNPMAVYGSGSNWGSFIGITVNNLHVGAKCYFYGIIAGLGTFYIFLQNCIMLGSFQYFFYEHGVFWKSVRGIWIHGSMEIFAIVIETATGFILGASILFPKTFSRLNSFKIGFKNSFKIFLSTFPFTISAGFLEGFITRYSLDMPIWLSIFIILATLSLISFYYLIYPFIVHKKIHSLTAKNL; the protein is encoded by the coding sequence ATGAGAGAAATCGCCTTTATAAAACAAAACAAAGAAAAATGGCTCGAATTTGAGCTGGCAATTTTCGGTAAAGCTAAAAAAAATCCTGATGAATTAGCTAATTTGTACATTCAAATGATGAATGATTTATCTTATGCCCAAACGTATTATCCTAAAAGTAAAACGGTTGTCTATTTAAATCATCTTGCTTCGCAGATTTATCAAAAGATTTACAAAACAAAGCGCACGGATAGAAATCAAATTGTTGAGTTTTTTAAAATTGAAGTTCCTTTGCTGGTTTACGAATACAGAAGGTATTTATACTACGCTTTTGCTTTATTTTTTATAACTGTTGGCATTGGTGTTCTTTCGGCTCGATATGATCAAGATTTTGTTAGGCTTATTATGGGCGACGAATATGTAAATATGTCTTTGGCAAATATCAAAAAAGGTAATCCGATGGCGGTTTACGGTTCTGGCAGCAATTGGGGAAGTTTTATTGGAATTACGGTCAACAACTTACATGTAGGCGCAAAATGCTATTTCTATGGCATAATTGCCGGACTTGGCACTTTTTATATTTTTTTGCAAAACTGTATTATGCTAGGTTCTTTTCAATACTTTTTCTACGAACATGGCGTTTTTTGGAAAAGTGTAAGAGGAATTTGGATTCATGGTTCGATGGAAATTTTTGCCATTGTAATCGAAACTGCAACTGGATTTATTTTGGGAGCTTCGATTCTTTTTCCGAAAACTTTTTCACGCTTAAATTCGTTCAAAATCGGGTTTAAAAACAGTTTCAAAATATTCTTGAGTACTTTTCCTTTTACAATAAGCGCAGGATTTCTAGAAGGTTTTATCACAAGATATTCTCTTGATATGCCAATTTGGTTAAGCATTTTTATTATTTTGGCTACTTTAAGTCTCATTTCGTTTTATTATTTGATCTACCCTTTTATCGTGCACAAAAAAATACATTCTTTAACAGCCAAAAATCTTTAA